The following DNA comes from Streptomyces sp. NBC_00273.
TCGAGGGAGAGGTACGGGTCCTGGAAGACCATCTGGACCTCGCGGGCACGGGCCAGGCGCCGCGCACGGCCACGGCCCTCGCCCCGCGCGGTCCGGTTCCGGCCGCCGACCAGGACGTGGCCCTCGTCGGCGCGTTCCAGGCCGACGACGATCCGCGCGGTGGTGGTCTTGCCGGAGCCGGACTCCCCCACGATCCCCAGCGAGCCGCCCTCGGGGAGGACGAAGGACACGTCGTCCACGGCGCGCACGGCTCCGTAGGAGCGGCGCAGGCCCGTGACCTCCAGGACGTTGTCGGGAAGTCCGTTATCGGGCATCGACGGTGCTCCCTTCGAGCCGGTCGCTGTGGTGGCAGGCGGCCAGGTGTCCCGGCCGACCCGGGGCGGCCACCGGCAGCGGGACCTGCTGGTCGCAGACCTCCGTGGCGAGCGGGCAGCGGGCGGCGAAGGCGCAGCCGTGGAGGGCCTGGCGCAGGTCCGGCGGCTGGCCCTCGATGGCGGAGAGCCGGCCGCGCGGTCCGTCCATCCGCGGGGTGGAGGCCAGCAGGGCGGCCGTGTACGGGTGCCGGGGGCGCGCGAAGAGGGCCTCGGCGGGCCCGCTCTCGGCGATCCGGCCGGCGTACATGACGTAGACGCGGTCGCTGATGGCCGCCGCGAGGTCGAGGTCGTGCGTGACGAACAGCAGGCCGGTCCCGAAGCGGGCGCGGAGCCCGGCGAGCAGGGAGATGACCTCGGCCTGGGAGGTGACGTCCAGCGCGGTGGTGGGTTCGTCGGCCAGCAGGAGGACGGGGTCCCCCATGAGCGCCGCCGCGATCACCACGCGCTGGAGCATGCCGCCGGAGACCTGGCCGGGGTACTTGCGCAGCACCGCCGCATCCAGGCCCACGGCCTCCAGGAGCTCGGTGGCGCGCGCGGTCGCCCCGGTCCGGCCCATGGCCCCGGTCAGGGTGGCGCTCTCGGTGAGGAAGTCCCCGATGCGGCGCAGTGGGTTGACGGCGGCCCGCGGGTCCTGGAAGACCATGGCCACGGCACTGGCGCGTACCGTGCGCAGCCGGTCGGCGTTCATGGTGAGGACGTCCTCGCCGCCGACCCGCACGGCTCCTTCGACGACGGCTCCGGGCGGCAGCAGGTTCAGCGCGCTGCGCGAGGTGAGGCTCTTGCCGGAGCCGGACTCTCCGACGAGGGCGACGGTCTCACCGGTGGAGACGGTGAGGTCGACGCCGTCGAGGACGGGCCGGGCGGTCCCGGGGAGCGTGATCCGCAGGCCTTGGACGTCGAGGGTGGGCGCCGGTGAGGTGGGGTGCGGGGGTTGCGGCGGTCGGGGCGGTGTCATCGGGCCCTCCTGGCTATGCGGTCGGCCCAGCGTTCGCCGACCACGTTGAAGGCGACCACGGTCAGCACGATGAAGGCGCAGGGCAGGATCGCGGACAGCGGGTAGCCGTGCTGGATGGCGGTCTGGCCGTCGAAGACCATGCGGCCCCAGTCGGGGGTGAGGGCGGGGACGCCGAGTCCGAGGAAGGACAGTCCGGCCAGGTCCATCAGGGCGTAGCCGAAGTTGATGGTGGACTGGGCGAGGACGACGGGGGCGATGTTGGGCAGGATGTGGCGCAGGCAGATCTGCAGCGCCGAATGGCCCTGGACCTGGTAGGCGCTGACGTACGGGCGGGCCCGTTCGGCCAGGACCAGGGACCGGGTGAGGCGGCTGACGTAGGGCAGGTAGGCCACGGCGAGGGCGATGACCGGGGCGAGCAGTCCCTCTCCGTAGACCGAGATGATCAGGATGGCCAGCAGCATGCCGGGAAAGGCGAAGACGAGCTCCGTGCTGCGGGAGAGCACGGAGTCGATCCAGCCGCCCCGCCAGGCCGCCGCGGTACCGATGGCGATGCCGGCGACGGTGGAGAAGGCGACGACGCCGAGCGGTCCGAGCAGCGAGGTGCGGGCGCCGAGCAGCAGCCGGGAGAGGGTGTCACGGCCGGCCGCGTCCACGCCGAGCGGGTGCGCGGCCGACGGTGCTGCCAGCGCGTTGCCGAGGTCGACGGCGTTGGGGTCGTGGGGTACGACCCAGGGTGCGAGCAGGGCGGCCAGGACGACGACGGCGACGAGCACCAGACAGACCAGGTGGAGCGGGGAGCCGGTGGCGCGGATCCGGGAGAGGCCGGGCCGGCGGGTC
Coding sequences within:
- a CDS encoding ABC transporter ATP-binding protein, whose amino-acid sequence is MTPPRPPQPPHPTSPAPTLDVQGLRITLPGTARPVLDGVDLTVSTGETVALVGESGSGKSLTSRSALNLLPPGAVVEGAVRVGGEDVLTMNADRLRTVRASAVAMVFQDPRAAVNPLRRIGDFLTESATLTGAMGRTGATARATELLEAVGLDAAVLRKYPGQVSGGMLQRVVIAAALMGDPVLLLADEPTTALDVTSQAEVISLLAGLRARFGTGLLFVTHDLDLAAAISDRVYVMYAGRIAESGPAEALFARPRHPYTAALLASTPRMDGPRGRLSAIEGQPPDLRQALHGCAFAARCPLATEVCDQQVPLPVAAPGRPGHLAACHHSDRLEGSTVDAR
- a CDS encoding ABC transporter permease, whose protein sequence is MTAVLTRRPGLSRIRATGSPLHLVCLVLVAVVVLAALLAPWVVPHDPNAVDLGNALAAPSAAHPLGVDAAGRDTLSRLLLGARTSLLGPLGVVAFSTVAGIAIGTAAAWRGGWIDSVLSRSTELVFAFPGMLLAILIISVYGEGLLAPVIALAVAYLPYVSRLTRSLVLAERARPYVSAYQVQGHSALQICLRHILPNIAPVVLAQSTINFGYALMDLAGLSFLGLGVPALTPDWGRMVFDGQTAIQHGYPLSAILPCAFIVLTVVAFNVVGERWADRIARRAR